One part of the Streptomyces lydicus genome encodes these proteins:
- a CDS encoding 2-hydroxy-3-oxopropionate reductase yields the protein MSTLPKIAWIGLGIMGSPMAENLIKAGYAVTGYTLEADKLERLAQAGGTAAGSIAEAVKDADIVITMVPASPQVEAIAYGPDGIVDNAKSGALLIDMSSITPQTSIDLAKAAGDKGIRVLDAPVSGGEAGAVEAVLSIMVGGQQADFDAARPVLEALGKTIVLCGPHGSGQTVKAANQLIVAVNIQACAEAVVFLEKSGVDLAAALDVLNGGLAGSTVLTRKTDNFKNRDFKPGFRIDLHHKDMGIVTDAARTVGAALPVGSLVASLVASLRAQGDGGLDHSALLRGVERLSGHTTES from the coding sequence ATGAGCACCCTTCCCAAGATTGCGTGGATCGGTCTGGGCATCATGGGCTCGCCCATGGCCGAGAACCTGATCAAGGCCGGCTACGCCGTGACCGGCTACACCCTGGAGGCCGACAAGCTGGAGCGGCTGGCGCAGGCCGGCGGCACCGCGGCCGGCTCGATCGCCGAGGCGGTCAAGGACGCCGACATCGTGATCACCATGGTCCCGGCCTCCCCGCAGGTCGAGGCCATCGCCTACGGCCCCGACGGCATCGTGGACAACGCCAAATCCGGCGCGCTGCTGATCGACATGTCCTCGATCACCCCGCAGACCTCCATCGACCTGGCCAAGGCCGCCGGCGACAAGGGCATCCGCGTGCTGGACGCCCCCGTCTCCGGTGGTGAGGCCGGCGCCGTCGAGGCCGTGCTGTCGATCATGGTCGGCGGTCAGCAGGCCGACTTCGACGCCGCCCGCCCCGTACTGGAGGCCCTGGGCAAGACCATCGTGCTGTGCGGCCCGCACGGCTCCGGCCAGACCGTCAAGGCCGCCAACCAGCTCATCGTCGCCGTCAACATCCAAGCCTGCGCCGAAGCGGTGGTCTTCCTGGAGAAGTCCGGCGTCGACCTCGCCGCCGCCCTCGACGTCCTGAACGGCGGCCTGGCCGGCTCCACCGTCCTGACCCGCAAGACCGACAACTTCAAAAACCGCGACTTCAAGCCCGGCTTCCGCATCGACCTGCACCACAAGGACATGGGCATCGTCACCGACGCCGCCCGCACCGTCGGCGCCGCCCTGCCCGTCGGCTCCCTCGTCGCCTCCCTCGTCGCCTCCCTGCGCGCCCAGGGCGACGGCGGCCTGGACCACTCCGCCCTCCTGCGCGGCGTCGAACGCCTCTCCGGACACACCACCGAAAGCTGA
- a CDS encoding thiamine pyrophosphate-binding protein: MAAQRIPAIRAAVQIMRDEGVEIVFGCPGAALLPLHAAMTEAGGIEQLSVRHEEAAAHMADGWARTSGKVGIAAVPAGPGAARLVTGLYAAQRDAVPLVCLTGREGAGPGSGGRLRHAGFRPPDLLRLAGAVTKRAERIEDPARIPGAFREAFRIARDGRPGPVLIDVPADLAATEIVHDAGHTAGSGFRPPQAGTPRAVAGHAVPAGDTGPAPAAVAEIADAFGPDAYVVSGAAGPCARSGPPGWEVPAAIGVRKALDSRGERDAEVVVVVDGHDWAFMAGELAAAARYEVPFVLVTLTPPGQDADFTDAVKLVEAYGCAGRRLTGPADPAELRSVTEWARKEAVSTRRPVLMEVRPA, from the coding sequence GTGGCGGCGCAGCGGATTCCCGCCATACGGGCGGCCGTCCAGATCATGCGGGACGAGGGCGTGGAGATCGTCTTCGGCTGCCCCGGTGCCGCGCTCCTCCCGCTCCACGCGGCGATGACGGAGGCCGGCGGCATCGAGCAGCTGTCGGTGCGCCACGAAGAGGCCGCCGCGCACATGGCGGACGGCTGGGCCCGTACGAGCGGGAAGGTCGGCATCGCCGCGGTGCCCGCGGGCCCCGGGGCGGCACGGCTGGTCACCGGGCTGTACGCGGCCCAGCGGGACGCGGTCCCCCTGGTGTGCCTCACCGGTCGGGAGGGGGCCGGTCCGGGGTCGGGCGGCCGGCTGCGCCACGCGGGCTTCCGGCCGCCGGACCTCCTCCGGCTGGCCGGGGCGGTCACCAAGCGCGCCGAGCGGATCGAGGATCCAGCCCGGATTCCGGGAGCCTTCCGTGAGGCGTTCCGGATCGCGCGGGACGGCCGCCCCGGCCCGGTCCTGATCGACGTCCCGGCCGACCTGGCCGCGACGGAGATCGTCCACGACGCCGGGCACACCGCCGGGTCCGGATTCCGGCCCCCGCAGGCCGGGACCCCGCGGGCGGTCGCCGGGCACGCCGTTCCGGCCGGGGACACCGGCCCCGCGCCCGCCGCCGTCGCGGAGATCGCCGATGCCTTCGGGCCGGACGCGTACGTGGTCAGCGGCGCGGCCGGTCCCTGTGCCCGCAGCGGTCCTCCCGGTTGGGAGGTGCCCGCCGCGATCGGGGTGCGCAAGGCCCTGGACTCCCGGGGTGAGCGGGACGCCGAGGTCGTGGTGGTCGTCGACGGTCACGACTGGGCGTTCATGGCCGGGGAACTGGCCGCCGCGGCCCGGTACGAGGTGCCGTTCGTACTGGTCACGCTCACCCCTCCCGGCCAGGACGCGGACTTCACGGATGCCGTGAAGCTCGTCGAGGCGTACGGCTGCGCAGGCCGGCGCCTCACCGGTCCGGCCGACCCCGCGGAGCTCCGCTCGGTGACCGAGTGGGCCCGCAAGGAAGCCGTCTCCACACGGCGCCCGGTCCTCATGGAGGTCCGGCCCGCCTGA